Proteins encoded together in one Quercus lobata isolate SW786 chromosome 3, ValleyOak3.0 Primary Assembly, whole genome shotgun sequence window:
- the LOC115981254 gene encoding TMV resistance protein N-like, which yields MVGIHGLPGVGKTTIAKAVYNRIAKHFDGSSFLENVRENLGTDAGIITLQEQLLNDILGNGNWKVGRFRGISLIEKRLCCKKVFLILDDVNDSTRIENLLGKCNWFAPGSRVIITLRDRHVLVALKEKVCTTYKVKEFKVKELNKHQAFQLFTKHAFPGNKPDEDYSKLATKFTNFAKGLPLALEIIARDLCGKTKDEWESALDMYNKIPNKGIQNILQVSYDGLQGTEKDIFLDIACFFKGWDKDYVVKILDACELYPCSGIPRLINKYLITVDRCGRLSMHDLIQQMGREVVRQQEPDIRKRSRLYCYKDSLKVLTGNKWPHYPFHWPWPEYFPEQLVAIEMPHSRIRLPKLIKQECWLENLKGVDLFDCKFITNLPKLWAPNLENLDLTFCENLVEIDECFGSLEKLKRWRLRHCTKLQFLPSQLRLKSLVVFDLIGCSRLKKLPNFHQEMECLKTLYLSGSGIREVPSSIEHLTKLEALSLYECKNLQDLPDSIYKLQQLRDLTTTTAKLRTTAILLIALSDMGL from the exons ATGGTAGGGATTCATGGTCTTCCCGGAGTAGGAAAGACTACAATCGCAAAAGCTGTTTATAATAGAATTGCTAAACATTTCGATGGAAGCAGCTTTTTAGAGAATGTTAGAGAAAATTTGGGGACAGATGCTGGCATAATCACACTACAGGAGCAACTTCTTAATGACATCTTAGGGAATGGTAATTGGAAGGTGGGTAGATTTAGAGGAATCAGTTTGATAGAGAAGAGACTTTGCTgtaaaaaggtttttttaattcttgatgaTGTCAATGATTCAACAAGAATAGAAAATTTGCTTGGAAAATGTAATTGGTTTGCTCCTGGAAGTAGAGTCATTATAACATTAAGAGATAGACACGTGTTAGTTGCCCTTAAAGAAAAAGTTTGTACAACTTACAAGGTCAAGGAATTCAAGGTCAAGGAATTAAACAAACATCAAGCTTTTCAACTCTTTACAAAGCATGCCTTTCCTGGAAACAAACCTGATGAAGATTATTCTAAACTTGCAACTAAATTCACAAATTTTGCCAAAGGCCTTCCACTAGCTCTAGAAATAATAGCCCGTGATTTGTGTGGAAAAACTAAAGATGAATGGGAAAGTGCATTAGATATGTATAACAAAATTCCCAATAAAGGCATTCAAAATATACTTCAAGTAAGTTATGATGGATTGCAAGGCACTGAGAAAGATATTTTTCTcgatattgcatgtttcttcaaAGGATGGGACAAAGATTACGTTGTAAAGATATTAGATGCTTGTGAATTATATCCATGTTCTGGTATTCCAAGACTTATCAATAAGTATCTCATAACTGTTGATCGATGTGGTAGATTGTCAATGCATGACTTGATACAACAAATGGGCAGGGAAGTTGTTCGACAACAAGAACCAGACATCAGAAAACGTAGCAGGTTATATTGTTATAAGGATTCGCTCAAAGTACTAACTGGAAATAAG TGGCCCCATTATCCTTTTCATTGGCCATGGCCAGAATATTTTCCTGAACAACTTGTTGCTATTGAGATGCCACATAGCCGCATTAGATTGCCAAAGCTAATCAAGCAG gAGTGCtggttagaaaatttgaaaggCGTCGATCTCTTTGATTGTAAATTTATCACGAATTTACCTAAATTATGGGCCCCAAATTTAGAGAATTTGGACCTCactttttgtgaaaatttagtTGAGATTGATGAATGCTTTGGATCTCTTGAAAAGCTCAAAAGATGGCGTCTCCGTCATTGCACAAAACTTCAATTTCTTCCAAGCCAACTCAGGTTGAAATCTCTTGTTGTTTTTGATCTTATTGGCTGCTCAAGGCTTAAAAAGCTCCCTAATTTTCATCAAGAAATGGAATGTTTAAAGACTTTATATTTAAGTGGGAGTGGTATTAGAGAGGTGCCTTCATCAATCGAGCATCTCACTAAGCTTGAGGCATTAAGCCTTTATGAATGCAAAAACCTTCAGGATCTTCCGGATAGCATTTATAAATTGCAACAGCTTCGGGATTTGACGACTACTACTGCCAAATTGAGAACGACGGCAATTCTTTTGATAGCTCTTTCGGATATGGGTTTGTGA
- the LOC115979400 gene encoding uncharacterized protein LOC115979400 — translation MLLDTQSPSGLLSQVIEIIGILPNRVCVCGSARSNKLMNLQLSNCFPSETEGAEFEDGDVSMNRRLSNYCPSEIESAESEDGNISLQPQLTNYFPSETEGAESEDGDISMDWQFSNHFLSETVGAESEDGDISMDQQFSNHFPSETEGVEYEDRDIERTIYVWGTEMPKWFNHLSVENSIFFWVGRRFPKLAVCVVCGPNEAQGYSHEFGIFYISINGCEKRESGSFCRFQNDYNLQYLHSPPRRLLQQYLNESNPTDQNHVTYSIQYPFIKRWGVHVECTCPPHESLIPNLPLLTAGHDDDDVVDYLRELPFFGCDDKEEYQSPLVHDDISMSCMSWLIGATTKLFKIFCFCCPRDFS, via the exons ATGTTGTTGGATACCCAATCACCAAGCGGGCTATTGAGtcag GTAATAGAAATTATTGGGATTTTACCAAATAGAGTATGTGTATGTGGTAGTGCAAGaagcaacaaattaatgaaTCTACAATTATCCAATTGCTTCCCTTCTGAAACTGAGGGTGCTGAATTTGAAGATGGGGATGTATCAATGAATCGGCGGTTATCCAATTACTGTCCATCTGAAATTGAGAGTGCTGAATCTGAAGATGGGAACATATCATTGCAACCACAGTTGACCAATTACTTCCCATCTGAAACTGAGGGTGCTGAATCAGAAGATGGGGACATATCAATGGATTGGCAGTTCTCCAATCACTTCTTATCTGAAACTGTGGGTGCTGAATCTGAAGATGGGGACATATCAATGGATCAGCAGTTCTCCAATCATTTCCCATCTGAAACTGAAGGCGTTGAATATGAAGATCGGGACATTGAACGTACTATTTATGTATGGGGAACCGAGATGCCAAAATGGTTTAATCATCTGAGTGTTGAAAATTCCATATTTTTCTGGGTTGGTCGCAGATTTCCAAAATTGGCTGTCTGTGTTGTTTGTGGACCGAATGAGGCACAAGGATATTCTCATGAATTTGGCATTTTTTACATTTCCATCAATGGTTGTGAAAAACGTGAATCTGGGAGTTTTTGTCGATTTCAAAATGATTATAATCTTCAGTACTTACATTCTCCACCTCGACGACTTCTACAGCAGTATTTGAATGAATCAAATCCAACTGACCAGAATCATGTTACATATAGCATTCAATATCCTTTTATAAAAAGGTGGGGGGTCCATGTAGAATGCACCTGTCCTCCTCATGAATCTTTAATACCTAACTTGCCCCTTCTAACAGCTGgacatgatgatgatgatgttgttgatTACTTGCGTGAGTTGCCATTTTTTGGATGtgatgataaagaagaatatCAGTCTCCTCTGGTCCATGATGACATATCTATGTCGTGCATGAGTTGGCTAATTGGGGCCACCACCAAGCTTTTTAAGATATTTTGCTTTTGCTGCCCCAGAGATTTTTCTTGA